In a single window of the Danio rerio strain Tuebingen ecotype United States chromosome 20, GRCz12tu, whole genome shotgun sequence genome:
- the fosl2l gene encoding fos-related antigen 2, with protein MEISERTCFSEGEISNSISQVEMQRSKSPFIATVNAVASRQELRWIIEPVMQSESLDHSKGDAQLSLDEEEKRRRRRERNKMAAAKCRNRRKELTDLLQEESERLYMEQVGLQKQVSSLQQEKEQLKMLLASHASICTLDKSISLDNFQSKDILPSRTAVTIKQEPLDGISMSRHFGLQQAVELTEEGPNLH; from the exons ATGGAGATTTCTGAACGAACCTGCTTCTCTGAAGGCGAAATATCCAATTCCATCAG CCAGGTCGAAATGCAGAGATCCAAAAGCCCTTTTATCGCCACGGTCAATGCAGTCGCGTCGCGGCAGGAGCTGCGGTGGATCATCGAGCCGGTGATGCAGAGTGAGAGCCTGGACCACAGCAAAGGAGATGCACAG CTCAGTCTGGATGAAGAGGAAAAGAGGAGACGGAGAAGAGAGCGAAACAAGATGGCTGCTGCCAAATGCCGCAACCGCAGAAAAGAGCTTACTGACCTTCTTCAGGAG gAAAGCGAGCGGCTGTACATGGAGCAGGTCGGGCTGCAGAAGCAGGTGAGCAGCCTGCAACAGGAGAAGGAGCAGCTAAAAATGCTGCTAGCATCGCATGCGTCCATCTGCACACTGGACAAATCTATTTCCTTAGACAACTTTCAGTCGAAAGACATCTTACCATCCAGAACTGCAGTCACAATAAAACAGGAGCCTCTGGATGGCATAAGTATGTCAAGACATTTTGGACTCCAGCAAGCAGTGGAACTGACAGAGGAAGGCCCTAATTTACACTAA